Proteins co-encoded in one Christiangramia fulva genomic window:
- a CDS encoding tetratricopeptide repeat protein, producing MTLKKAFLLVIFISFSFSGISQQSAAYTNELVDFNRALALYNNEQYLAAQNLFDEVMEDTNDEKIKGDCAYYIANAAVRLNQPGADELMEKFVTHYPTSTKTNSAYLDVADYYFNTGKYALARRWYDRVDEKAMSRKDRERFYFNNGYAYFRSNDMEKAQDYFQRVSDSKEYGSQAKYYLGYIAYEGDDYQQANQYFEEVKGNARYSKDLSYYQADMNFKLGNFEKAIEQGLEQLPKSNRQELSQLNKIIGESYFNLGEYEKAIPYLKEYKGLRGKWNNTDYYQLGYAYYKQGNYEAAINEFNKIIDGQNAIAQNAYYHLAQSYLELGQKQQALNAFKNASEMDFNAKIQEDALLNYAKLSYEIGNSYESPSKVLLSYLEKYPGSQHKEEVESLLIDSFITSKNYEEAMRLLENNRNFSDKQAYQKVAYFYGLELFEEGDYYAAIENFDKALKEPRDQQISAKATFWKAESEYNVNRMEDAILGYREFKGMNAARNTEEYEDLDYNIGYAYFKKNDYSQAVNYFKNYVNSPNADGARKNDALLRLGDTYYVTSQYWPAMEAYQRAIDNGVSNADYAAFQKAISYGFVDRNDTKIEELNSFIAKYPRSPYRDDAMYELGNTYVAKNNTSQAIQSYNRLIRDVPQSSLVPKAMLRQGLIYYNQNEGNKALERLKKVVADYPNTPEAKQAVSTARNVYVDLGRTDEYASWVRNIDFVEVSDADLDNTTYEAAENQYLNNNTQKAIANFEKYIQNFPNGIHSINANFYLAQLYYRDGKVEKSIPYYQYVTSKPKNEFSEQALARLSQIYLEKKDYANALPLLEKLETMADNGQNVVFAQSNLMKSYYETGNFSKANQYAEKVLANPNSEQDARNDARIMVARAAIKSGDENKARSAYKEVQKTAKGELAAEALYYDAYFKHKDGNYEASNAAIQILAKDFSGYKLWGAKGLVLMAKNFYALNDAYQATYILDNVIKNFQKYPEIVDEAKAELAKIKAQEAKTNASVQTNN from the coding sequence ATGACACTGAAGAAAGCCTTTCTATTGGTTATTTTTATAAGCTTCTCATTTTCTGGAATTTCACAGCAATCTGCCGCCTATACCAACGAGCTGGTTGATTTTAACCGCGCACTAGCTCTTTACAATAACGAGCAGTACCTCGCGGCCCAGAATCTTTTTGATGAAGTGATGGAAGATACCAACGACGAAAAGATCAAGGGCGATTGTGCCTATTATATCGCCAATGCCGCGGTTCGCCTGAATCAGCCCGGAGCCGATGAGCTGATGGAAAAATTCGTCACGCATTATCCTACAAGTACCAAGACCAATTCAGCTTACCTCGATGTAGCCGATTATTATTTCAACACCGGTAAATATGCGCTTGCAAGACGCTGGTATGATCGGGTAGATGAAAAGGCCATGAGCCGAAAGGACCGCGAACGTTTTTATTTCAATAACGGATATGCTTATTTCCGATCCAATGATATGGAAAAGGCACAGGATTATTTCCAGCGGGTAAGCGATTCTAAAGAATATGGCTCTCAGGCCAAGTATTACCTTGGATATATCGCTTATGAAGGTGATGATTACCAGCAGGCGAACCAGTATTTTGAAGAGGTCAAAGGAAATGCCCGGTATTCAAAAGATCTTTCCTACTACCAGGCTGACATGAATTTCAAGCTTGGAAATTTTGAAAAAGCTATTGAACAGGGACTGGAACAACTGCCAAAATCGAACCGGCAGGAACTTTCACAGCTCAATAAAATAATAGGGGAAAGCTATTTCAATTTAGGGGAATATGAAAAAGCCATTCCTTATTTAAAAGAATATAAGGGCTTGCGCGGCAAGTGGAATAATACCGATTATTACCAGCTTGGTTACGCTTATTACAAGCAGGGAAATTATGAGGCTGCGATCAATGAATTCAATAAAATTATTGACGGGCAAAATGCCATCGCGCAGAATGCCTATTATCACCTTGCGCAATCGTATCTCGAGCTTGGGCAAAAGCAACAGGCTTTGAACGCTTTCAAAAATGCCAGCGAAATGGACTTCAATGCGAAAATTCAGGAAGATGCTTTGCTGAATTACGCCAAGCTTAGCTACGAAATTGGGAATTCGTATGAAAGTCCTTCTAAAGTGTTGTTGAGTTATCTTGAAAAATATCCCGGTTCTCAGCATAAAGAAGAAGTGGAAAGCTTATTGATAGATTCCTTCATCACTTCTAAAAACTATGAAGAGGCGATGAGGTTGCTTGAAAACAATCGCAACTTCAGCGACAAGCAGGCTTACCAGAAAGTCGCGTACTTCTACGGACTGGAACTTTTTGAGGAAGGAGATTATTATGCTGCGATCGAGAATTTCGACAAAGCGTTAAAAGAACCGCGCGACCAGCAGATCAGTGCAAAGGCAACCTTCTGGAAAGCCGAAAGTGAATACAATGTAAACCGAATGGAAGACGCTATTCTTGGGTATCGTGAATTTAAAGGCATGAACGCTGCCAGGAATACCGAAGAATATGAAGATTTAGACTATAATATCGGGTATGCCTATTTCAAAAAGAACGATTATTCACAGGCGGTAAATTATTTCAAGAATTATGTGAACAGTCCGAATGCTGATGGTGCCAGGAAAAATGATGCGCTATTACGACTTGGAGATACCTATTATGTAACCAGCCAGTACTGGCCGGCTATGGAAGCCTATCAGCGGGCCATCGACAATGGCGTGAGCAATGCCGATTATGCCGCTTTTCAGAAAGCGATAAGCTATGGATTTGTAGATAGGAACGACACCAAAATTGAGGAATTGAACAGCTTTATTGCGAAATATCCGCGTTCTCCTTACCGGGATGATGCGATGTACGAACTGGGCAATACTTACGTGGCCAAAAATAATACTTCTCAGGCCATTCAGAGCTATAACCGTTTGATCAGGGATGTGCCTCAAAGCTCACTGGTTCCAAAGGCGATGCTAAGGCAGGGCCTTATTTATTACAACCAGAATGAAGGCAATAAGGCTTTGGAAAGGCTCAAAAAAGTAGTGGCCGATTATCCTAATACTCCTGAAGCCAAGCAGGCGGTTTCCACAGCAAGGAATGTGTATGTTGATTTGGGCCGTACTGATGAATATGCGTCCTGGGTGAGAAATATCGATTTTGTGGAGGTAAGCGATGCCGATCTTGATAACACCACTTATGAGGCTGCGGAAAACCAGTATCTTAATAATAACACTCAGAAGGCAATTGCCAATTTTGAAAAATATATTCAGAATTTCCCGAACGGAATACATTCCATCAATGCCAATTTCTACCTGGCCCAACTGTATTATCGCGACGGAAAAGTTGAAAAATCTATTCCGTATTATCAATACGTGACTTCAAAGCCTAAAAATGAATTCAGTGAGCAGGCCCTGGCAAGATTGTCACAGATTTATCTTGAAAAGAAAGATTACGCCAATGCATTGCCGCTTCTGGAAAAACTGGAAACAATGGCCGATAATGGTCAGAACGTAGTTTTTGCTCAATCAAACCTGATGAAATCATATTACGAAACCGGCAATTTCAGCAAAGCCAATCAGTATGCCGAAAAAGTGCTTGCCAATCCAAATTCTGAACAGGATGCCCGCAACGACGCCAGGATAATGGTTGCCAGGGCCGCGATAAAATCGGGTGACGAAAACAAGGCACGTTCGGCTTATAAAGAAGTTCAGAAAACTGCTAAAGGCGAACTGGCTGCTGAAGCCTTGTATTACGATGCTTATTTCAAACATAAAGACGGAAATTACGAAGCCTCGAATGCTGCGATCCAGATCCTGGCAAAAGATTTCTCGGGCTATAAGCTCTGGGGTGCCAAAGGCCTGGTGTTAATGGCTAAGAATTTTTACGCGCTTAATGATGCGTACCAGGCGACCTATATTCTGGATAACGTGATCAAGAATTTCCAAAAATATCCTGAAATAGTCGACGAAGCCAAAGCCGAGTTGGCTAAGATCAAGGCCCAGGAAGCCAAAACCAATGCCTCAGTTCAAACCAATAACTAA